A single Cnuibacter physcomitrellae DNA region contains:
- the gltB gene encoding glutamate synthase large subunit, which produces MAEHLQRPPFSALPSAQGLYDPRSEKDACGLAMVATLRGTPGHDIIDTALDALRNLEHRGAVGSDAGTGDGAGILTQIPDVFLRAVAGFELPAVGRYAVGNAFLPVDDEAREAVLSRFAEIADEEDLEILGWRDVPVRPDELGRLARQAMPVIRQLFVQSRRTTASGATLSDIALDRQTYRLRKRAEHELELYFMSLSCRTLTYKGMVTTLQLEPFYPDLSDERFASKLALVHSRYSTNTFPSWPLAQPLRMMAHNGEINTVQGNRNWMRARQSQLKSEVLGDLDPLFPIVTPGLSDSGSFDETLELLTLAGRSLPHAVMMMVPEAWENQTDFDSARRDFYEYHSMLMEPWDGPAALIFTDGTLAGATLDRNGLRPGRYLITDDGLVVLASEIGVMPDVDPSTVVRKGRVRPGKMFLVDTAAGRLIEDDEIKAELAAAEPYGEWLAEGRINLRDLPEREHIVHTPASVTRRQRTFGYTEEEVRILLTPMARNAAEPLGAMGSDTPIAVLSERPRLLFDYFAQQFAQVTNPPLDSIREEVVTSLRLGLGPERNLLDATPEHTRQVVLDFPVIDNDELAKIQHIDPSPGSRLTTTIRGLYRVDEGPKAMQNRIAAMCAEADRAIDEGAQFIVLSDRDSNKDLAPVPSLLMLAAVHHHLIRRQTRMKVGIIVEAGDVREVHHVALLIGYGASAVNPYLAMETVENQVRSGVITGVTPEKAVKNLIKALGKGVLKIMSKMGISTVSSYAGAQTFEAVGLSPEFVDEYFTGTSSKLGGVGIDVIAAESAARHRAAYPEDGATVAHEPLAVGGEYQWRREGPPHLFNPDTVFRLQHATRNRRYDIFREYTKLVDDQAENLMTLRGLFKLRTGARPAVPIDEVEPVESIVKRFSTGAMSYGSISKEAHETLAIAMNRLGAKSNTGEGGEDVDRLLDPTRRSAIKQVASGRFGVTSMYLTHADDIQIKMAQGAKPGEGGQLPPTKVYPWVARTRHATAGVGLISPPPHHDIYSIEDLKQLIFDVKRANPAARVHVKLVSQNGIGAVAAGVTKALADVVLVSGHDGGTGASPLNSLKHAGTPWEIGLAETQQTLMLNGMRDRVVVQVDGQMKTGRDVVVGALLGAEEFGFATAPLVVEGCILMRVCHLDTCPVGVATQNPELRARFSGKPEFVVNFFEFIAQEVREYLAELGFRSLDEAVGHHEMLDVDAAVEHWKADGLDLSPILAGPAFGDDEPRRNARSQDHELEHHFDVRLIHEAVRALDHGEPVSIELPIRNTERAVGTMLGHEVTKRHGEQGLPDGTITVTLKGSAGQSFGAFVPHGITLRLEGDSNDYVGKGLSGGQIVLRPDRRSVFPAERNVIAGNVIGYGATQGSMFLRGIVGERFLVRNSGATAVVEGVGDHALEYMTGGLAVILGQTGRNLGAGMSGGTAYVYDLREERVNADSLASGELQLLPLGGADIEIVRDLLERHVAETESALAARMLADFDATVQRFIKVLPRDYAAVLATRQTAVEEGLDPDGEIVWGRILEVTGG; this is translated from the coding sequence ATGGCCGAACATCTCCAGCGCCCGCCCTTCAGCGCTCTGCCGTCTGCCCAGGGGCTCTACGACCCGCGTTCCGAGAAGGACGCCTGCGGTCTGGCCATGGTCGCGACGCTCCGCGGCACGCCGGGTCACGACATCATCGACACGGCGCTCGACGCCCTCCGCAACCTCGAGCACCGCGGCGCGGTGGGGTCGGATGCGGGCACCGGCGACGGTGCGGGCATCCTCACGCAGATCCCCGACGTGTTCCTGCGCGCCGTGGCGGGCTTCGAGCTGCCGGCCGTCGGCCGCTACGCCGTCGGCAACGCGTTCCTGCCCGTCGACGACGAGGCACGGGAGGCGGTCCTCAGCCGCTTCGCCGAGATCGCCGACGAGGAGGACCTCGAGATCCTCGGCTGGCGCGACGTCCCCGTCCGCCCCGACGAGCTCGGCCGCCTCGCGCGGCAGGCCATGCCGGTGATCCGCCAGCTGTTCGTGCAGTCGCGCCGCACCACCGCATCCGGCGCCACGCTCTCCGACATCGCGCTCGATCGGCAGACGTACCGGCTGCGCAAGCGCGCCGAGCACGAGCTCGAGCTGTACTTCATGTCGCTGTCGTGCCGCACGCTCACCTACAAGGGCATGGTCACGACGCTCCAGCTGGAGCCGTTCTACCCCGACCTCTCCGACGAGCGGTTCGCGTCGAAGCTCGCCCTCGTGCACTCGCGCTACTCGACCAACACCTTCCCGTCGTGGCCGCTCGCGCAGCCGCTGCGCATGATGGCGCACAACGGCGAGATCAACACGGTGCAGGGCAACCGCAACTGGATGCGTGCCCGTCAGTCGCAGCTGAAGTCGGAGGTCCTCGGCGACCTCGACCCGCTGTTCCCGATCGTCACGCCCGGCCTGTCCGACTCGGGCTCGTTCGACGAGACGCTCGAGCTCCTCACGCTCGCCGGCCGGTCGCTGCCGCACGCGGTGATGATGATGGTGCCCGAGGCGTGGGAGAACCAGACCGACTTCGACTCGGCTCGCCGCGACTTCTACGAGTACCACTCGATGCTCATGGAGCCGTGGGACGGCCCCGCCGCGCTCATCTTCACCGACGGCACCCTCGCGGGAGCGACGCTCGACCGCAACGGGCTCCGCCCCGGGCGCTACCTCATCACCGACGACGGACTCGTCGTGCTGGCGAGCGAGATCGGCGTCATGCCCGACGTCGACCCCTCGACCGTCGTGCGCAAGGGCCGGGTCCGCCCCGGGAAGATGTTCCTCGTCGACACGGCCGCGGGCCGCCTCATCGAGGACGACGAGATCAAGGCCGAGCTCGCTGCCGCCGAGCCCTACGGCGAGTGGCTCGCCGAGGGGCGCATCAACCTGCGCGACCTGCCCGAGCGCGAGCACATCGTGCACACCCCCGCCTCGGTGACCCGTCGCCAGCGCACGTTCGGATACACCGAGGAGGAGGTGCGGATCCTGCTCACGCCGATGGCGAGGAACGCCGCCGAGCCCCTCGGCGCGATGGGGTCCGACACGCCGATCGCCGTGCTGTCGGAGCGCCCGCGTCTGCTCTTCGACTACTTCGCGCAGCAGTTCGCCCAGGTCACCAACCCGCCGCTCGACTCGATCCGCGAGGAGGTCGTCACGAGCCTGCGTCTGGGCCTCGGCCCCGAGCGCAACCTGCTCGACGCCACCCCCGAGCACACCCGTCAGGTCGTGCTCGACTTCCCGGTGATCGACAACGACGAGCTGGCGAAGATCCAGCACATCGACCCGTCGCCCGGTTCGCGCCTCACCACGACGATCCGCGGCCTCTACCGGGTCGACGAGGGGCCGAAGGCGATGCAGAACCGCATCGCCGCGATGTGCGCCGAGGCCGATCGCGCCATCGACGAGGGCGCGCAGTTCATCGTGCTCTCCGACCGCGACTCCAACAAGGACCTCGCCCCGGTGCCGTCGCTGCTCATGCTCGCCGCGGTGCACCACCACCTCATCCGCCGTCAGACGCGGATGAAGGTGGGCATCATCGTGGAGGCGGGCGACGTCCGCGAGGTCCACCACGTCGCGCTCCTCATCGGCTACGGGGCCTCGGCGGTCAACCCGTACCTGGCCATGGAGACGGTCGAGAACCAGGTCCGCTCCGGCGTCATCACTGGAGTCACGCCGGAGAAGGCGGTCAAGAACCTGATCAAGGCGCTCGGCAAGGGCGTGCTCAAGATCATGTCGAAGATGGGCATCTCCACGGTCTCGTCCTACGCGGGCGCTCAGACCTTCGAGGCCGTGGGCCTCAGCCCCGAGTTCGTCGACGAGTACTTCACCGGCACGTCCTCGAAGCTCGGCGGTGTGGGCATCGACGTCATCGCCGCCGAGAGCGCCGCTCGCCACCGTGCGGCGTACCCGGAGGACGGCGCGACGGTCGCCCACGAGCCGCTCGCCGTGGGCGGCGAGTACCAGTGGCGCCGCGAGGGCCCGCCGCACCTGTTCAACCCCGACACGGTGTTCCGGCTGCAGCACGCCACCCGCAACCGCCGGTACGACATCTTCCGCGAGTACACGAAGCTCGTCGACGACCAGGCCGAGAACCTCATGACGCTGCGCGGGCTGTTCAAGCTGCGCACCGGGGCCCGCCCCGCCGTGCCGATCGACGAGGTCGAGCCGGTCGAGTCGATCGTGAAGCGGTTCTCGACCGGCGCGATGAGCTACGGCTCCATCTCGAAGGAGGCGCACGAGACGCTCGCCATCGCGATGAACCGCCTCGGCGCGAAGTCGAACACGGGTGAGGGCGGCGAGGACGTCGACCGCCTCCTCGACCCCACCCGCCGCAGCGCGATCAAGCAGGTCGCCTCGGGCCGCTTCGGGGTGACGAGCATGTACCTCACCCACGCCGACGACATCCAGATCAAGATGGCGCAGGGTGCGAAGCCCGGCGAGGGCGGCCAGCTGCCGCCCACGAAGGTGTACCCCTGGGTGGCGCGCACGCGTCACGCCACCGCCGGCGTGGGCCTCATCTCCCCGCCGCCGCACCACGACATCTACTCCATCGAGGACCTCAAGCAGCTGATCTTCGACGTCAAGCGCGCCAACCCTGCCGCGCGCGTCCACGTGAAGCTGGTGAGCCAGAACGGCATCGGCGCGGTGGCCGCGGGCGTGACGAAGGCGCTCGCCGACGTCGTCCTCGTCTCGGGCCACGACGGCGGGACGGGCGCGAGCCCGCTCAACTCGCTCAAGCACGCCGGCACCCCCTGGGAGATCGGCCTCGCCGAGACGCAGCAGACGCTCATGCTCAACGGCATGCGTGACCGTGTCGTCGTCCAGGTCGACGGTCAGATGAAGACCGGCCGCGACGTCGTCGTCGGCGCCCTTCTGGGTGCCGAGGAGTTCGGCTTCGCGACCGCGCCTCTCGTGGTGGAGGGCTGCATCCTGATGCGCGTCTGCCACCTTGACACCTGCCCCGTCGGTGTCGCGACGCAGAACCCGGAGCTCCGCGCGAGGTTCTCCGGCAAGCCGGAGTTCGTGGTCAACTTCTTCGAGTTCATCGCGCAGGAGGTGCGGGAGTACCTCGCCGAGCTCGGGTTCCGCTCGCTCGACGAGGCGGTCGGCCACCACGAGATGCTCGACGTCGACGCGGCGGTGGAGCACTGGAAGGCCGACGGGCTCGACCTGTCGCCCATCCTCGCCGGTCCCGCGTTCGGCGACGACGAGCCGCGGCGCAACGCCCGCAGCCAGGACCACGAGCTCGAGCACCACTTCGACGTCCGCCTCATCCACGAGGCGGTCCGCGCGCTGGACCACGGTGAGCCGGTCTCGATCGAGCTCCCCATCCGCAACACGGAGCGCGCCGTCGGCACGATGCTCGGCCACGAGGTGACGAAGCGCCACGGAGAGCAGGGGCTGCCCGACGGCACCATCACGGTGACGCTGAAGGGCTCCGCCGGACAGTCGTTCGGTGCCTTCGTCCCGCACGGCATCACGCTGCGCCTCGAGGGCGACTCGAACGACTACGTCGGCAAGGGCCTCTCGGGCGGTCAGATCGTCCTGCGTCCCGACCGCCGATCGGTGTTCCCGGCCGAACGCAACGTCATCGCCGGCAACGTCATCGGCTACGGCGCCACCCAGGGCAGCATGTTCCTCCGCGGCATCGTGGGGGAGCGCTTCCTGGTCCGCAACTCCGGTGCCACCGCGGTCGTCGAGGGCGTGGGCGACCACGCGCTCGAGTACATGACCGGCGGCCTCGCGGTCATCCTCGGTCAGACCGGACGCAACCTGGGCGCCGGCATGTCCGGTGGCACCGCGTACGTCTACGACCTCCGCGAGGAGCGCGTGAACGCCGACTCGCTGGCGTCGGGGGAGCTGCAGCTGCTCCCGCTCGGCGGCGCCGACATCGAGATCGTGCGCGACCTGCTCGAGCGTCACGTCGCCGAGACCGAGTCCGCTCTCGCGGCCCGGATGCTCGCCGACTTCGACGCCACGGTGCAGAGGTTCATCAAGGTTCTGCCGCGCGACTACGCCGCGGTGCTCGCCACACGCCAGACGGCCGTCGAAGAGGGGCTCGACCCCGACGGCGAGATCGTGTGGGGACGGATTCTGGAGGTGACAGGTGGCTGA
- the trpA gene encoding tryptophan synthase subunit alpha has product MSPVHEAIAAAKRDRDGALISYLPVGFPDLDASVDAAVALVENGVDVLELGLPYSDPVMDGPVIQAATQVALEGGFRIRDAFTAVERIRSRVDAPVLLMTYWNPVVQYGVDRFADDLASAGGAGLITPDLTVDSGADWLAASDRTGLDRVFLAAPTSTDERLRLAVENSRGFVYTVSTMGITGAREDLDAAARTLIARLREQGADSACVGIGVSTAEQIAEILTYADGAIVGSVFVKALADGGVPAVAELGARLAAGTGR; this is encoded by the coding sequence CTGTCGCCCGTCCACGAGGCCATCGCCGCCGCCAAGCGCGACCGCGACGGCGCCCTCATCAGCTACCTCCCCGTGGGCTTCCCCGACCTCGACGCGAGCGTCGACGCGGCCGTGGCTCTGGTCGAGAACGGCGTCGACGTGCTCGAGCTGGGCCTGCCGTACTCCGACCCGGTGATGGACGGCCCGGTCATCCAGGCGGCGACGCAGGTCGCGCTGGAGGGCGGCTTCCGCATCCGCGACGCCTTCACCGCGGTCGAGCGCATCCGGTCCAGGGTCGACGCACCGGTCCTGCTCATGACGTACTGGAACCCCGTGGTGCAGTACGGCGTCGACCGCTTCGCCGACGATCTCGCCTCCGCGGGGGGCGCAGGTCTCATCACGCCCGACCTCACGGTCGACTCGGGCGCCGACTGGCTCGCCGCCAGCGACCGCACCGGGCTCGACCGGGTGTTCCTCGCCGCGCCGACGTCCACCGACGAGCGCCTCCGCCTGGCCGTGGAGAACAGCCGCGGGTTCGTCTACACGGTGTCGACGATGGGCATCACCGGTGCCCGAGAGGACCTCGACGCTGCGGCGCGCACGCTCATCGCGCGGCTGCGCGAGCAGGGCGCCGACTCGGCGTGCGTGGGCATCGGGGTCTCGACGGCGGAGCAGATCGCCGAGATCCTCACGTACGCCGACGGCGCGATCGTGGGCTCGGTGTTCGTGAAGGCCCTGGCCGACGGGGGAGTCCCCGCCGTCGCCGAGTTGGGCGCCCGGCTCGCCGCCGGCACGGGGCGCTAG
- the trpB gene encoding tryptophan synthase subunit beta → MTSPEVTPSLRSEVGPFFGDFGGRFMPESLIAALDELDEAYQTAKLDPLFHEELAELHRTYTGRPSILTEVPRFAKHAGGARVILKREDLNHTGSHKINNVLGQALLAKRLGKTRLIAETGAGQHGVATATAAALFGMECVVYMGEVDTERQALNVARMRLLGAEVIPVTTGTRTLKDALNDAFRHWVANVESTHYLIGTVAGPHPFPVMVRDFVKVIGEEARAQMLELTGALPDAVAACVGGGSNAIGIFHAFLDDTSVGLYGFEAAGLGADTDRHAATITKGRPGVLHGSRSFVLQDEDGQTMESHSISAGLDYPGVGPEHAWLASIGRATYSPITDEAAMSAFRLLCTTEGIIPAIESAHALAGAIDLGRELGPDATILVSLSGRGDKDVATAGRYFDVLDEGSVQS, encoded by the coding sequence ATGACCAGTCCAGAGGTCACGCCCTCCCTCCGCAGCGAGGTGGGCCCGTTCTTCGGCGACTTCGGCGGGCGCTTCATGCCCGAGTCGCTCATCGCCGCGCTCGACGAGCTCGACGAGGCCTACCAGACCGCCAAGCTCGACCCCCTGTTCCACGAGGAGCTGGCGGAGCTGCACCGCACCTACACGGGCCGGCCGTCGATCCTCACCGAGGTGCCGCGCTTCGCCAAGCACGCCGGCGGCGCCCGGGTGATCCTCAAGCGGGAGGACCTCAACCACACAGGGTCGCACAAGATCAACAACGTGCTCGGTCAGGCCCTGCTCGCGAAGCGACTGGGCAAGACGCGCCTCATCGCCGAGACGGGTGCAGGCCAGCACGGCGTCGCGACCGCCACGGCCGCCGCCCTCTTCGGCATGGAGTGCGTCGTCTACATGGGCGAGGTCGACACCGAACGCCAGGCGCTCAACGTCGCGCGGATGCGCCTGCTCGGCGCCGAGGTCATCCCCGTCACGACGGGGACCCGCACCCTGAAGGACGCCCTGAACGACGCCTTCCGCCACTGGGTCGCCAACGTCGAGTCGACGCACTACCTCATCGGCACGGTCGCCGGACCGCACCCGTTCCCGGTGATGGTGCGCGACTTCGTGAAGGTCATCGGCGAGGAGGCCCGAGCCCAGATGCTCGAGCTGACCGGCGCGCTGCCGGATGCGGTGGCCGCCTGCGTCGGCGGCGGATCGAACGCGATCGGCATCTTCCACGCCTTCCTCGACGACACCTCGGTGGGCCTGTACGGCTTCGAGGCCGCGGGGCTCGGCGCCGACACCGACCGGCACGCCGCCACCATCACGAAGGGCCGCCCGGGCGTCCTCCACGGATCCCGCAGCTTCGTCCTCCAGGACGAGGACGGCCAGACCATGGAATCGCACTCGATCTCCGCCGGTCTCGACTACCCGGGCGTCGGCCCGGAGCACGCTTGGCTCGCCTCGATCGGACGAGCGACCTACAGTCCCATCACCGACGAGGCCGCGATGAGCGCGTTCCGCCTGCTCTGCACGACGGAGGGCATCATCCCCGCCATCGAGTCGGCGCACGCCCTCGCCGGGGCGATCGACCTCGGCCGAGAGCTCGGTCCGGATGCGACGATCCTGGTCTCGCTGTCGGGTCGCGGCGACAAGGACGTCGCGACCGCCGGCCGCTACTTCGACGTGCTCGACGAGGGGAGCGTGCAGTCGTGA
- the lgt gene encoding prolipoprotein diacylglyceryl transferase: MLTPLSIPSPPVEWQGLNITAWLSSTFGWNLPFTIDIRTYALCILVGIVLAIIIASRRLTRRGAEPGVILDIVLWCVPLGIIGARVWHVLTHPGDYFYEGADPWEVVRIWNGGIAIFGSLVGGAVGAWIGCRLSGIRFWTFADAIAPAMLVAQAAGRFGNYFNHELFGQPTTLPWGLEIEFSNPAFPAGLPEGTLFHPTFLYEIIWNLLGVAVLLLLERKLTLQWGKLWGVYLIWYGLGRSYFETIRVDPSEIIFGVRSNVWGAWLAILVGIVIIVVQTRRHKGLEPSPYRPGAEWVPPSAEVDSSNTYTDEELEGEEAPAATENETIEPSATSEVGAKS; encoded by the coding sequence GTGCTCACACCGCTCAGCATCCCGAGCCCGCCCGTCGAGTGGCAGGGACTCAACATCACGGCGTGGCTGTCGTCGACGTTCGGCTGGAACCTTCCGTTCACGATCGACATCCGCACGTACGCTCTGTGCATCCTCGTCGGCATCGTCCTCGCGATCATCATCGCGTCGCGCCGCCTGACGCGTCGCGGGGCCGAGCCGGGCGTGATCCTCGACATCGTGCTGTGGTGCGTGCCGCTCGGCATCATCGGCGCGCGCGTCTGGCACGTGCTGACCCATCCGGGCGACTACTTCTACGAGGGCGCCGATCCGTGGGAGGTCGTCCGCATCTGGAACGGCGGCATCGCGATCTTCGGCTCGCTCGTCGGCGGCGCCGTGGGCGCCTGGATCGGCTGCCGTCTCTCCGGCATCCGCTTCTGGACCTTCGCCGATGCGATCGCCCCCGCGATGCTCGTCGCCCAGGCCGCGGGCCGCTTCGGCAACTACTTCAACCACGAGCTCTTCGGCCAGCCCACGACGCTGCCCTGGGGCCTGGAGATCGAGTTCAGCAACCCGGCGTTCCCCGCCGGCCTGCCCGAGGGCACGCTGTTCCACCCCACGTTCCTGTACGAGATCATCTGGAACCTGCTCGGCGTCGCCGTGCTGCTCCTCCTCGAGCGCAAGCTCACCCTCCAGTGGGGCAAGCTCTGGGGCGTCTACCTCATCTGGTACGGCCTCGGCCGCTCGTACTTCGAGACCATCCGCGTCGACCCGAGCGAGATCATCTTCGGCGTCCGCTCCAACGTCTGGGGCGCCTGGCTCGCCATCCTGGTCGGCATCGTGATCATCGTCGTGCAGACGCGTCGCCACAAGGGACTGGAGCCCAGCCCCTACCGTCCCGGCGCCGAGTGGGTACCGCCCTCGGCTGAGGTAGACTCGTCGAACACGTACACGGATGAAGAGCTCGAGGGCGAGGAGGCTCCCGCAGCCACCGAGAACGAGACGATCGAACCGAGCGCCACAAGTGAAGTCGGAGCGAAGTCCTGA